The Streptomyces sp. V3I7 genome segment GCGTGGTCCTGCTCGCCCCGGGCATGGGCGACGGCATCCAGGCCGCCAAGGCGGGGATCCTGGAGATCGGCGACGTGTACGTCGTCAACAAGGCCGACCGTGACGGCGCCGACGCCACGGCCCGCGAGCTGAACCACATGCTCGGCCTCGGCGAGAGCCGCGGCCCCGGCGACTGGCGGCCGCCCATCGTCAAGACGGTCGCGGCCCGGGCCGAGGGCATCGACGAGGTCGTCGAGGCGCTGGAGAAGCACCGCGCCTGGATGGAGGAGCACGGGGTGCTGGCCGAGCGCCGGAGGGCCCGCGCCTCCCGCGAGGTGGAGACGATCGCCGTGACGGCCCTGCGCGAGCGCATCGGCGACCTGCACGGCGACCGCCATCTGGACGCCCTGGCCGAGCGCGTCGTCGCCGGCGATCTGGATCCGTACCGGGCCGCGGACGAACTGGTGGCGGGCCTCACGCAGGCCTGAGCCCCAAGAGACGGGCGGCGGGCGGGACTTCGCAGTCCCGCCCGCCGCCCGTCTCGAGGTCTCTCCCCGTCAGAGGCGCCCCCGCTGCCCCCTCAGGTGCTCGGCGATCGGCTTCAGCGCGCCCGACAGCTCCGCCAGGGCCTCCGGCGACAGCAGGTCGATGAAGTGGCGGCGCACGGAGGCCACATGGTGCGGGGCGACCTTCCGCATCGTCTCCATGCCGTGCTCGGTGAGCACGGCGTACAGCCCCCGCCGGTCGGACTCGCAGTTCTCACGCCGCACCAGATCGGCGTTCTCCATGCGCGTGATCTGGTGGGAGAGGCGGCTCTTGGACTGGAGGGTGACGGACGCGAGGTCGCTCATCCGCATCCGCACGTCCTCCGACTCGGACAGGTTCACCAGGATCTCGTAGTCGTTCATCGTCAGGCCGAACGGCTGGAGATCCTTCTCGAGCTGGTACGTCAACAGCTTGTTGACCTCCAGGTGGGTGCGCCAGGCGCACTGCTCCGCATCGGTCAGCCAGCGCGTGGCCGTCTCGGTCTCCATGAATGAAGTCTACCTAAGAAGTTGAAAGGCGAACTAGAAAGAGTGGTGTGACGGAGGTGTGCATGCGTTCGATGTCACACTCCGCAGACTACCGCTCACAGCCCGAAGCGACGCTGGAGGTCACCCAGCTGTCCGGGAAGGCGCGGTGCGCCCAGGGGCTCACCGTGGCCGCCGAGTACCCCTCCTCCGCCCGGCACTCCCGGCTCGTGCGGGACCGCTCCCGTCGCCTGCTCCGCCATCAGCGTCTCGGTCGACTGGAGCAGCACCGTGCCGGCGCCGACGAACTCGAACTGGTGCTCCTCGCCGGAGGCCCCGCCGATGCCCGTCATCGCACGTAGACCGCCCATGACACCGGTCATGTAGCCGTGGTCGTAGTGATGGCACGGCGAGGGGCAGTCGGCCCAGCCGACCAGTGCCTGCGGATCGACCCGGATCGGCGGTTCCATGAACACCACCGGACCGTTGGAGGCGGCCACGAACTTTCCGTTTCCGATGAGGGTCAGGAAGCCCGGCACGATCGACTGCTTGAGCGCGAGACTTGGCTCAAAAGCGAGGAGGTTGCCCGAGCGAACGGTCAGATTGCCGTCCTGAAGGTCGTAGGAGTTCACGTCGAAGGCCCGGTCGGCGAGCAGCATCTTGCCCGAGCCCGCCGCCACGACCCAGTCGCTCGCGTGCAAAGGCGAATGGAACGACGTTCGCACCAGCCGGTCGAGCCCGCCGTGCCCGATCCCGTCGAACTGGATCGCCCCGTAGTAGGCGATCATCTTCCCCTTCTGCAGGAACCACTGGCTCCCCTTGAGCTCGACGCAGAAGGTGTACGCGTTCACGTTGTCGTCGCTCGGCAGCGTCATCGGGTCGTGGATCACGGGACCGGCGCCGGCGTTGCCGTATGCGTTCACAGCTTCTCCTCCGAGGCCTGGACGTACACCGCGCCGCTGCCGCTGAGTTCCAGCTGGAACGCCTCGCCGGAGCCGCGTCCCACCATGTCCCGCCAGCCCAGCGCGGTGGAGAGCTTGTTGCGTACGTCGCCGTGGTGGGCGACGTAGGCCTGGGGGTCGACATGGACCGGCCGCTGGGGCGTGACGGGCAGCTCCAGGACGCCGCCGTGCGCCATCACGGCCACCGCCCCGTGTCCCTTCAGGGTCGTGGTGAACAGCCCCTGACCGGTGACCTGGCCCCGGACCATCCCCATGACGCCGCCCTGGGCGCCCATGAACATGGTCCCCTGCTGGAGCGTGCCCTCGAAGGCGAGCAGCCGGTCGGCCTCGACGTAGAGGGTGTCGCCACTGAGGCGGATCACCTGGACGTGGTGGCCGCCGTGGCCGAACAGCACGGTGCCGCTGCCCTCCACGGTCATCAGGGGCGCGGCCTCACCGGCCACCCGCCGCCCGATCATCGACATGACGCCGCCCTGACCGCCCTGGATGTTGGGCGTGAACGACACGTCGCCCCGGTAGGCGAGCATCGCGCCGCGCTGGCTGAAGAACCGCTGACCGGGCACGACGGTCGCCTCGACCATCTTCGAGTTGATCTCGCGCAGACTCATCTCACACGTCCCCCGCGATCGTGTTCCGCTCGCTCGGCTGCACGTACACCAGACCGTCCCCCTCGAACCGGATCTGGAAGGCCTCGCCCCCGCCCTCGCCCATGAACGTGCGGGAGGTCACGCCGGACTGGAAGGACTGGTGCAGGTTCCCCTGGTGGGCGATGTACGCCCCCGGGTCGACGGTCAGCGGGTACTGCGGGCTTACCCGCAGCACGGTCGCCGGCCCGTCGGACATCAGGGCCGCCTGCCCGTGCCCCTCGACGGTCGTCGTGAACAGGCCGTTGCCCTGGGAGGCGCCGCGCAGCCCCGTGAACGTCGTCCCGGTGCGCAGCCCCCCGTCCGTCGCGAGCAGATTGCTCGACTCCACGTACAGCTTGTCCCCCTGGAGCGACACCAGGTTGATCTCGGACGCGCGGTCCGCGAACCAGCAGGTGCCCTGCCCCCTCACCTCCATCACGGTCATCTGCTCACCGGTGAGCCGCCGGGTCACCATCCCCCGCAGTCCCTCACCGCCACCACTCAGCTTCTTGAAGGCCATCTGCCCGTCGTACGCGACCATCGAGCCGTTCTTCGCCTTCACGGCGTCCCCGGTCATGTCGACGGCGAGCACCTTGCTCCCTTGGAGCCGGAACGTCGCCACGGTGCGACGTTATCGGCAGGGCGGGGGCCGCGGACAGGCCGGTCCGGCGGTTTGCCACAATGGGCGGGCGTTTGTGCTCACGTTCACAAAGCGACGACGACTCTCCCACCGAAGGTGACCCGTGGACATCAAGACCGCTTCCGCCCTGCGCCGTCTGCGCCTGGTCTCCGCCCCCGAGGCGGTGTCGTTCCTCATCCTGCTCGTCTGCTCGGTGCTGAAGCGGACGACGGAGTTCAACGCGGTGCCCGTGATGGGCGCCGTCCACGGCATCCTCTTCGTCCTGTACGTGGTCTTCTGGGCCGACGCCTGGAACCGCGCCAAGTGGAGCCCGAAGACCGCGGCCCTCTACTTCGTCCTCTCGGTCCTGCCCACCGGCGGCTTCTTCGCCGAGCGCAAACTCAAGCGCGAGGCCGAGGACGCGGTCGGCGCGGCCATCGCCGCCGGCGCCCGCAAGGAAGAGGTCGCCGGCGCATGATCGTCGCCTTCTCCGTGACCCCGCTGGGCGTCGGCGAGGACGTGGGGGAGTACGTCGCCGACGCCATCCGGGTCGTGCGCGAATCCGGCCTGCCGAACCGCACCGACGCCATGTTCACCTCGATCGAGGGGGAGTGGGACGAGGTCATGGACGTCGTGAAGCGCGCCGTCGCCGCCGTGGAGGCGCGCGCGCCCCGCGTCTCCCTCGTCCTCAAGGCCGACATCCGCCCCGGCGTGAGCGACGGGCTCACCTCCAAGGTGGCCACGGTCGAGAGGTATCTTGCTCCCGAAAACTGAGACAGCGCTGACCGGCATATGACCGGCCGGTAGGGTCGAAGCGTGTCCAAGCCTCTCAGTCTCCCCTTCGATCCCATCGCCCGAGCCGACGACCTCTGGAAGCAGCGCTGGGGCAGCGTGCCCTCCATGGCCGCGATCACCTCGATCATGCGCGCGCACCAGATCCTGCTGGCCGAGGTCGACGCGGTGGTCAAGCCGTACGGGCTGACGTTCGCGCGCTACGAGGCGCTGGTGCTGCTCACCTTCTCCAAGGCAGGCGAGCTGCCGATGTCGAAGATCGGCGAGCGGCTCATGGTGCACCCGACGTCCGTGACGAACACCGTCGACCGGCTGGTGAGGTCCGGTCTGGTGGCCAAGCGCCCCAACCCCAACGACGGGCGCGGCACGCTCGCCGCCATCACCGACAAGGGCCGCGAGGTGGTCGAGGCGGCCACCCGCGACCTGATGGCGATGGACTTCGGCCTCGGGGCGTACGACGCCGAGGAGTGCGGGGAGATCTTCGCGATGCTGCGGCCGCTGCGGGTCTCGGCGGGCGACTTCCAGGAGAGCTGACCCGGGGCAAGATCTCCCGGAACGGGTGGTTACGCTCGTCCTCATGAAAAAGAGCGTGCTGACCCGCTACCGCGTGATGGCCTACGTCACCGGTGTGCTGCTGGTCCTGCTGACCCTCGGTGTGATCGCCAAGTACCTCCTGCACATGGACGGTGCCGCGGACTTCACGCGCGTCATCGGCATCGCGCACGGCTGGCTCTACGTCGTCTACCTGGTCTTCGCCTTCGACCTGGGCTCCAAGGCGAAGTGGCCGGTCGGCAAGCAGCTGTGGGTGCTGCTGGCCGGGACGATCCCGACCGCCGCGTTCTTCGTGGAGCGCAGGATCTCCCGCGAGCTGGAGCCGGCCGTCGAGGACGCCGCTCCCGCCGTCGCCAAGGCGTAGATCCACCGCCGCGAAAACCGCCGCACGAACGAACGTGCGGCGGTTTGCCATCGACAGTTACTAGGACGTCCTAGTAAATTCGATGGTATGGACGACGCCATCGAGGACGGCCGCCGACGCTGGCAGGCCCGCTACGACGCCTCCCGCAAGCGCGAGGCCGACTTCACCACGCTCTCCGGCGACCCCGTGGAGCCGGTGTACGGCCCCCGGCCCGGGGACCGGTACGACGGCTTCGAGCGGATCGGCTGGCCCGGTGAGTACCCGTACACCCGCGGCCTCTACCCGACCGGCTACCGGGGGCGTACGTGGACCATCCGGCAGTTCGCCGGGTTCGGCAACGCCGAGCAGACCAACGAGCGCTACAAGATGATCCTCGGCAACGGCGGCGGCGGGCTGTCCGTGGCCTTCGACATGCCGACGCTCATGGGCCGCGACTCCGACGACCCGCGCTCGCTGGGCGAGGTCGGGCACTGCGGCGTGGCCATCGACTCCGCCGCCGACATGGAGGTCCTGTTCAAGGACATCCCGCTCGGCGACGTCACGACCTCGATGACGATCAGCGGCCCGGCCGTCCCCGTCTTCTGCATGTACCTGGTCGCGGCCGAGCGCCAGGGCGTGGACCCGGCGGTCCTCAACGGCACGCTCCAGACCGACATCTTCAAGGAGTACATCGCCCAGAAGGAGTGGCTCTTCCAGCCCGAGCCGCACCTGCGCCTGATCGGCGACCTCATGGAGCACTGCGCGGCCGGCATCCCCGCCTACAAGCCGCTCTCCGTCTCCGGCTACCACATCCGCGAGGCCGGCTCCACGGCCGCGCAGGAGCTGGCGTACACGCTCGCGGACGGC includes the following:
- a CDS encoding MarR family winged helix-turn-helix transcriptional regulator, with amino-acid sequence METETATRWLTDAEQCAWRTHLEVNKLLTYQLEKDLQPFGLTMNDYEILVNLSESEDVRMRMSDLASVTLQSKSRLSHQITRMENADLVRRENCESDRRGLYAVLTEHGMETMRKVAPHHVASVRRHFIDLLSPEALAELSGALKPIAEHLRGQRGRL
- a CDS encoding AIM24 family protein, which codes for MTLPSDDNVNAYTFCVELKGSQWFLQKGKMIAYYGAIQFDGIGHGGLDRLVRTSFHSPLHASDWVVAAGSGKMLLADRAFDVNSYDLQDGNLTVRSGNLLAFEPSLALKQSIVPGFLTLIGNGKFVAASNGPVVFMEPPIRVDPQALVGWADCPSPCHHYDHGYMTGVMGGLRAMTGIGGASGEEHQFEFVGAGTVLLQSTETLMAEQATGAVPHEPGVPGGGGVLGGHGEPLGAPRLPGQLGDLQRRFGL
- a CDS encoding AIM24 family protein, which encodes MSLREINSKMVEATVVPGQRFFSQRGAMLAYRGDVSFTPNIQGGQGGVMSMIGRRVAGEAAPLMTVEGSGTVLFGHGGHHVQVIRLSGDTLYVEADRLLAFEGTLQQGTMFMGAQGGVMGMVRGQVTGQGLFTTTLKGHGAVAVMAHGGVLELPVTPQRPVHVDPQAYVAHHGDVRNKLSTALGWRDMVGRGSGEAFQLELSGSGAVYVQASEEKL
- a CDS encoding AIM24 family protein, which produces MATFRLQGSKVLAVDMTGDAVKAKNGSMVAYDGQMAFKKLSGGGEGLRGMVTRRLTGEQMTVMEVRGQGTCWFADRASEINLVSLQGDKLYVESSNLLATDGGLRTGTTFTGLRGASQGNGLFTTTVEGHGQAALMSDGPATVLRVSPQYPLTVDPGAYIAHQGNLHQSFQSGVTSRTFMGEGGGEAFQIRFEGDGLVYVQPSERNTIAGDV
- a CDS encoding DUF3817 domain-containing protein → MDIKTASALRRLRLVSAPEAVSFLILLVCSVLKRTTEFNAVPVMGAVHGILFVLYVVFWADAWNRAKWSPKTAALYFVLSVLPTGGFFAERKLKREAEDAVGAAIAAGARKEEVAGA
- a CDS encoding MTH1187 family thiamine-binding protein, producing the protein MIVAFSVTPLGVGEDVGEYVADAIRVVRESGLPNRTDAMFTSIEGEWDEVMDVVKRAVAAVEARAPRVSLVLKADIRPGVSDGLTSKVATVERYLAPEN
- a CDS encoding MarR family winged helix-turn-helix transcriptional regulator; this translates as MSKPLSLPFDPIARADDLWKQRWGSVPSMAAITSIMRAHQILLAEVDAVVKPYGLTFARYEALVLLTFSKAGELPMSKIGERLMVHPTSVTNTVDRLVRSGLVAKRPNPNDGRGTLAAITDKGREVVEAATRDLMAMDFGLGAYDAEECGEIFAMLRPLRVSAGDFQES
- a CDS encoding DUF3817 domain-containing protein, yielding MKKSVLTRYRVMAYVTGVLLVLLTLGVIAKYLLHMDGAADFTRVIGIAHGWLYVVYLVFAFDLGSKAKWPVGKQLWVLLAGTIPTAAFFVERRISRELEPAVEDAAPAVAKA